One Bradyrhizobium zhanjiangense DNA segment encodes these proteins:
- the murG gene encoding undecaprenyldiphospho-muramoylpentapeptide beta-N-acetylglucosaminyltransferase — translation MDTSPLILLAAGGTGGHLFPAEALGVELIRRGFRVRLVTDERALRYSGLFSKDMIDVVSSETARGRNPFQLAYAGLTLAVGTLSAYALIKRLKPVAVVGFGGYPTLPPLVAAKFAGVPGIIHDANAVLGRANRFLSSRVRAIATSLPGVLDRDPALSAKTTTVGTPMRPAILAAAAVKYITPEVNGPLRLLVVGGSQGARIMADIVPGAIERLEPALWSRLVLTQQVREEDMSRVRAVYDKLKIRVELAPFFTDLPARLASNHLVVSRSGAGTVAELAAIGRPSILVPLPGSIDQDQFANAGVLVKVDGAIRIPQTEFSSDRLAAEISTFAAEPARLAAMAEAARGAGRLDAAERLADLVVKVAGI, via the coding sequence ATGGACACGTCCCCCCTGATTCTTCTCGCCGCGGGCGGCACCGGCGGCCATCTGTTCCCGGCCGAGGCGCTCGGCGTCGAATTGATCCGGCGCGGCTTTCGCGTCCGCCTCGTCACCGACGAGCGCGCGCTGCGCTATAGCGGGCTGTTCAGCAAGGACATGATCGACGTCGTCTCGAGCGAGACTGCGCGCGGCCGCAATCCGTTCCAGCTTGCCTATGCCGGCCTCACGCTCGCCGTCGGCACGCTCTCTGCCTACGCTCTGATCAAGCGATTGAAGCCTGTCGCTGTCGTCGGTTTCGGCGGCTATCCGACGCTGCCGCCGCTGGTCGCGGCGAAATTCGCCGGCGTGCCAGGGATCATCCACGATGCCAACGCCGTGCTCGGCCGCGCCAACCGGTTCCTGTCGAGTCGTGTCCGCGCCATCGCGACGTCCTTGCCCGGCGTGCTCGACCGCGATCCGGCGCTATCGGCTAAGACCACGACCGTCGGCACGCCGATGCGGCCGGCGATCCTCGCGGCCGCTGCGGTAAAATATATCACGCCTGAAGTGAACGGTCCGCTCCGCTTGCTCGTCGTCGGCGGCAGTCAGGGCGCGCGCATCATGGCCGATATCGTGCCGGGCGCGATCGAGCGGCTCGAGCCTGCGCTGTGGAGCCGCCTCGTCCTGACCCAGCAGGTGCGCGAAGAGGACATGAGCCGCGTGCGCGCGGTCTACGACAAGCTCAAGATCAGGGTCGAGCTCGCACCCTTCTTCACGGATTTGCCGGCGCGGCTTGCTTCCAACCATCTGGTGGTGTCGCGTTCCGGCGCGGGCACGGTCGCCGAGCTTGCCGCGATCGGGCGGCCCTCGATCCTGGTGCCGCTGCCGGGCTCGATCGACCAGGATCAGTTCGCCAATGCCGGCGTGCTGGTCAAGGTCGATGGCGCCATCCGCATCCCGCAGACCGAGTTCAGCTCGGACCGCCTTGCCGCCGAAATCTCCACCTTCGCCGCCGAGCCGGCGCGTCTTGCCGCCATGGCCGAAGCCGCCCGCGGCGCCGGCCGGCTCGACGCGGCCGAGCGGCTGGCGGATCTCGTGGTCAAAGTCGCGGGAATCTGA
- the ftsW gene encoding putative lipid II flippase FtsW, producing MLSREERTPFSEWWWTVDKPLMGAILALMLTGVILSLAASPPVATRIGLDPFHFFSRHVMFLLPSCLVLLGVSFLSPRAIRRSALIIFTVSIILIVVTLAIGPEVKGSRRWITLLGVNIQASEIAKPSFVVIAAWLFAESTKRPEMPATSMALVLLLMLVALLVMEPDFGQTMLILMVWGSLFFIAGMRMIWVFGLAGAAAAGLFSAYLFVPHVAGRIRRFMNPASGDTFQVDTAMEAFYNGGWFGLGPGEGIAKRSLPDSHTDFVFAVAAEEFGIILCLAMLALFAFVVIRTLSRAYANEDMFSRFAASGLAILFGVQAAINMSVNLQLIPAKGMTLPFISYGGSSIVSLAYGVGMMLALTRLRPRTEVEASGRAEAMRSYA from the coding sequence ATGCTCTCCCGTGAAGAACGCACCCCCTTTTCCGAGTGGTGGTGGACCGTCGACAAGCCGCTGATGGGCGCCATCCTGGCGCTGATGCTGACCGGGGTGATCCTGTCGCTGGCGGCGAGCCCGCCGGTTGCGACCCGTATCGGGCTCGATCCCTTCCATTTCTTCAGCCGGCACGTGATGTTCCTCCTCCCGTCCTGCCTGGTGCTGCTTGGCGTCTCGTTCCTCTCGCCGCGCGCGATCCGCCGCAGCGCGCTGATCATCTTCACGGTCAGCATCATCCTGATCGTGGTGACGCTCGCGATCGGTCCTGAGGTGAAGGGCTCGCGGCGCTGGATCACGCTGCTCGGCGTCAACATCCAGGCCTCCGAGATCGCAAAGCCGTCGTTCGTCGTCATCGCGGCCTGGCTGTTCGCGGAATCGACCAAGCGGCCGGAGATGCCGGCGACCTCGATGGCGCTGGTGCTGCTCTTGATGTTGGTCGCGCTGCTGGTGATGGAGCCGGACTTCGGCCAGACCATGCTGATCCTGATGGTGTGGGGCTCGCTGTTCTTCATCGCAGGGATGCGCATGATCTGGGTGTTCGGCCTTGCGGGCGCCGCCGCGGCCGGCCTGTTCAGTGCCTACCTTTTTGTTCCCCACGTAGCGGGCCGCATCAGGCGCTTCATGAACCCGGCCTCCGGCGACACCTTCCAGGTCGATACCGCCATGGAAGCCTTCTACAATGGCGGCTGGTTCGGCCTCGGACCGGGCGAGGGCATCGCCAAGCGCAGCCTGCCGGACAGCCACACCGATTTCGTGTTCGCTGTTGCTGCCGAAGAGTTCGGAATCATCCTGTGCCTGGCGATGCTGGCGCTGTTCGCCTTCGTCGTCATCCGCACGCTGTCGCGCGCCTATGCCAATGAGGACATGTTCTCGCGCTTTGCGGCCTCGGGCCTTGCGATCCTGTTCGGCGTGCAGGCGGCGATCAACATGTCGGTCAACCTCCAGCTCATCCCCGCCAAGGGCATGACGCTGCCGTTCATCTCCTATGGCGGCTCCTCGATCGTGTCGCTCGCCTATGGCGTCGGCATGATGCTGGCGCTGACGCGGCTGCGTCCGCGCACCGAGGTCGAGGCGAGCGGCCGCGCCGAGGCGATGCGGAGTTACGCGTAA
- the murD gene encoding UDP-N-acetylmuramoyl-L-alanine--D-glutamate ligase — MIPVTSFSGKTVAVFGLGGSGLASCHALKAGGAEVIAADDNAENVAKAAQAGFVTADLRNISWANFAALVLAPGVPLTHPVPHWSVLKAREAGVEVIGDIELFCRERRRHAPNAPFVAITGTNGKSTTTALIAHLTKVAGYDTQMGGNIGTAILSLEPPRMGRVHVIEMSSYQIDLTPSLDPSVGILLNVSEDHIDRHGTVAHYAAVKERLVAGVQDGGTSIVGVDDGFCRDIADRLDRAGKNVVRISVKNPLATGIYVEHGNIVRASGGARSEIAALGGIGSLRGQHNAQNAACAAAAALAMGIGRDVLQNGLRSFPGLAHRMEQVGRRGNVLFVNDSKGTNADATAHALSSFADIFWIAGGKAKAGGITGLTGFFPRIRKAYLIGEAAQEFSGTLGTHVPHEISQTLDVAVEHAARDAEASGLTDAVVLLSPACASFDQYRNFEIRGTKFRELVQALPGVKPVV; from the coding sequence ATGATCCCGGTCACGTCCTTTTCCGGCAAGACTGTTGCTGTGTTCGGCCTCGGCGGTTCGGGGCTCGCCTCCTGCCATGCGTTGAAAGCCGGTGGCGCCGAGGTGATCGCCGCCGACGACAATGCCGAGAACGTCGCCAAGGCGGCGCAGGCCGGTTTCGTCACCGCGGATTTGCGCAACATCTCCTGGGCGAATTTTGCCGCGCTCGTGCTGGCGCCCGGCGTGCCGCTGACCCATCCGGTGCCGCACTGGAGCGTGCTGAAGGCCCGCGAAGCCGGGGTCGAGGTGATCGGCGATATCGAGCTGTTCTGCCGCGAACGGCGCCGGCATGCGCCGAACGCGCCGTTCGTTGCCATCACCGGCACCAACGGCAAGTCGACCACGACGGCACTGATTGCGCATCTGACGAAAGTCGCCGGCTACGACACCCAGATGGGCGGCAATATTGGCACCGCGATCCTGTCGCTGGAGCCGCCGCGCATGGGTCGCGTCCACGTCATCGAGATGTCGTCCTACCAGATCGACCTCACGCCCTCGCTCGATCCCTCCGTCGGCATTCTGCTCAACGTCAGCGAGGACCACATCGATCGCCACGGCACGGTTGCGCATTACGCCGCGGTGAAGGAGCGTCTCGTTGCGGGCGTGCAGGACGGCGGCACCTCGATCGTTGGCGTCGACGACGGTTTTTGCCGTGACATCGCCGACCGGCTCGACCGCGCCGGCAAGAACGTGGTGCGCATCTCCGTCAAGAATCCGCTGGCCACCGGGATTTACGTCGAGCACGGCAACATCGTGCGCGCCTCGGGCGGTGCGCGCAGCGAGATTGCCGCGCTCGGCGGCATCGGCTCGCTGCGCGGCCAGCACAATGCGCAGAACGCGGCCTGCGCCGCCGCTGCCGCGCTTGCGATGGGCATCGGCCGCGACGTGCTGCAGAACGGCCTGCGCAGCTTTCCGGGCCTCGCGCACCGCATGGAGCAGGTCGGCCGCCGCGGCAACGTGCTGTTCGTCAACGATTCCAAGGGCACCAACGCGGATGCGACCGCGCATGCGTTGTCGTCCTTTGCCGACATCTTCTGGATCGCCGGTGGCAAGGCGAAGGCGGGCGGCATCACTGGCCTCACGGGCTTCTTCCCGCGCATCCGCAAAGCCTATCTGATCGGTGAGGCCGCGCAGGAGTTTTCGGGGACGTTGGGCACGCACGTGCCGCACGAGATCAGCCAGACGCTGGACGTCGCGGTCGAGCACGCGGCCCGCGATGCGGAAGCATCAGGCCTCACCGACGCCGTCGTGCTGCTGTCGCCTGCCTGCGCCTCCTTCGATCAGTACCGCAACTTCGAGATCCGCGGCACCAAGTTCCGCGAGCTGGTGCAGGCGCTGCCGGGTGTGAAGCCGGTGGTGTAG
- the mraY gene encoding phospho-N-acetylmuramoyl-pentapeptide-transferase, with product MFYWLIELSNTFPGFGAIRTVLNVFRYITFRTGGAVVTGALFVFLFGPWIIDHLRIRQGKGQPIRTDGPQSHLAKKGTPTMGGLMILSGLTVGTVLWANPLNPYVWIVLAVTLGFGFVGFYDDYLKVTKQTTTGFGSKLRLLIEAAIALVACYALVRLNRDPASTALTIPFLKDTVLHFGWFFVIFGAFVIVGSGNAVNLTDGLDGLAIVPVMIATASFAMIAYLAGNAVFAEYLQIKYVAGTGELAVLCGALLGAGLGFLWFNAPPASIFMGDTGSLALGGMLGAIAVAVKHEIVLAVIGGLFVLEAVSVIVQVVSFKLTGKRIFRMAPIHHHFEQLGWTEPQIVIRFWIISVMLALAGLSTLKLR from the coding sequence ATGTTTTACTGGCTGATCGAGCTCTCCAACACATTTCCGGGCTTCGGTGCAATCCGCACGGTCCTGAACGTCTTCCGCTACATCACCTTCCGCACCGGCGGCGCCGTCGTCACCGGCGCGCTGTTCGTGTTCCTGTTCGGACCCTGGATCATCGATCATTTGCGCATCCGTCAAGGCAAGGGCCAGCCGATCCGCACCGACGGTCCGCAATCGCATCTCGCCAAGAAGGGCACGCCCACCATGGGTGGGCTGATGATCCTGTCCGGTCTCACCGTCGGTACGGTGCTGTGGGCCAACCCGCTCAACCCCTATGTCTGGATCGTGCTGGCGGTGACGCTCGGCTTCGGCTTCGTCGGCTTCTATGACGATTACCTCAAGGTCACCAAGCAGACCACGACCGGATTCGGCAGCAAGCTTCGCCTGCTGATCGAGGCGGCGATCGCGCTGGTCGCCTGCTACGCGCTAGTGCGGCTGAACCGCGATCCCGCGTCCACGGCGCTGACGATTCCGTTCCTGAAGGACACGGTGCTGCATTTCGGCTGGTTCTTCGTCATCTTCGGCGCCTTCGTCATCGTCGGCTCCGGCAACGCGGTGAACCTCACCGACGGTCTCGACGGCCTCGCCATCGTGCCGGTGATGATTGCGACCGCGAGCTTTGCGATGATCGCCTATCTCGCCGGCAACGCCGTGTTCGCCGAATATCTCCAGATCAAATATGTCGCGGGCACCGGCGAACTCGCCGTGCTCTGCGGCGCGCTATTGGGCGCCGGCCTCGGCTTCCTCTGGTTCAACGCGCCGCCGGCCTCGATCTTCATGGGCGACACCGGCTCGCTCGCGCTCGGCGGCATGCTGGGCGCGATCGCGGTCGCGGTGAAGCACGAGATCGTGCTCGCGGTGATCGGCGGCCTATTCGTGCTGGAGGCGGTCTCCGTCATCGTGCAGGTGGTGTCGTTCAAGCTCACCGGAAAGCGCATCTTCCGCATGGCGCCGATCCATCATCATTTCGAGCAGCTCGGCTGGACCGAGCCGCAGATCGTGATCCGCTTCTGGATCATCTCGGTGATGCTGGCGCTCGCCGGCCTGTCGACACTGAAGCTGCGGTGA
- a CDS encoding UDP-N-acetylmuramoyl-tripeptide--D-alanyl-D-alanine ligase, producing the protein MSAPIWTVAEVARALGVGGSFPDTPIDFVTQDSRLVKPGSLFVALSGTPSGGFVSAFASARDGWEFADKAEASGAVAMIVPHEIAGIRIPQIVVKDTLIDGLWGLARAARARFGGPVIGLTGSAGKTSTKEFLAAYPNAYASPSSFNNFWGVPLTLCNARPDASLWVVEMGMNQPGEIARLSELTRPTVALVVNVQPVHLEKLGSLEAIRREKVSIALGLPEDGVLVLPAGIKAPDWKGTVVRFGEHAEVHEIAHAPHGESWQVVAKLGKKEIAFSLTPGAPHRVQNALAALAAIRAANLDAATLAIKLDRVGIMTGRGVEQAVGGITVIDDSFNGNPASVAAALQSLQARNMSGGRRIAVLGDMLELGADAPSYHTGLAKHLEGIDGVYCVGPLMRHLFDVLPSSKGLGWHDDPATLKPSEVARLLKAGDVVVVKGSKKMFWVNKFVPGLVAALQAKA; encoded by the coding sequence ATGAGCGCGCCGATATGGACGGTTGCCGAGGTGGCGCGCGCGCTGGGTGTCGGCGGATCATTCCCGGATACGCCGATCGATTTCGTCACCCAGGACAGCCGCCTGGTGAAACCGGGCAGCCTGTTCGTCGCGCTGAGCGGCACGCCAAGCGGTGGCTTCGTCTCCGCCTTCGCCAGCGCGCGTGACGGCTGGGAGTTCGCGGACAAGGCGGAGGCCTCCGGAGCGGTCGCGATGATCGTGCCGCACGAGATCGCGGGCATCCGCATTCCCCAGATCGTCGTGAAGGACACACTGATCGACGGCCTGTGGGGCCTCGCGCGCGCCGCGCGCGCGCGCTTTGGCGGTCCGGTGATCGGGCTCACCGGCAGCGCCGGCAAGACCAGCACCAAGGAGTTTCTGGCCGCTTACCCCAACGCCTATGCCAGCCCGTCGAGCTTCAACAATTTCTGGGGCGTGCCGCTGACGCTGTGCAACGCCAGGCCGGACGCCAGCCTCTGGGTCGTCGAGATGGGCATGAACCAGCCCGGCGAAATCGCGCGGCTCAGCGAGTTGACGCGGCCGACCGTCGCGCTCGTCGTCAACGTCCAGCCGGTGCATCTGGAAAAGCTCGGCTCACTCGAAGCTATCAGGCGCGAGAAAGTATCGATCGCGCTCGGCCTGCCCGAGGACGGCGTGCTGGTGCTGCCCGCCGGGATCAAGGCGCCGGATTGGAAAGGCACGGTGGTGCGCTTCGGCGAGCATGCCGAGGTGCACGAGATCGCGCACGCCCCGCATGGCGAGAGCTGGCAGGTCGTGGCCAAGCTCGGCAAGAAGGAGATCGCCTTCAGCCTCACGCCGGGCGCGCCGCACCGCGTACAGAATGCGCTGGCCGCGCTCGCCGCGATCCGTGCGGCGAACCTCGATGCGGCAACGCTCGCGATCAAGCTCGACCGGGTCGGCATCATGACCGGCCGCGGCGTCGAGCAGGCGGTCGGCGGCATCACCGTGATCGACGACAGTTTCAACGGCAATCCGGCCAGCGTCGCTGCTGCGCTGCAAAGCCTTCAGGCGCGCAACATGTCTGGCGGGCGCCGCATTGCGGTGCTCGGCGACATGCTGGAGCTGGGTGCTGACGCACCAAGCTACCATACCGGCCTTGCCAAGCATCTCGAAGGTATCGACGGCGTCTATTGCGTCGGGCCTCTGATGCGCCACCTCTTCGATGTGCTGCCGTCAAGCAAGGGGCTCGGCTGGCACGACGATCCCGCCACGCTGAAGCCGAGCGAGGTTGCGCGCCTGCTGAAGGCAGGCGACGTCGTGGTTGTCAAGGGCAGCAAGAAGATGTTCTGGGTCAACAAGTTTGTGCCGGGCCTGGTGGCCGCCTTGCAGGCAAAGGCGTAA
- a CDS encoding UDP-N-acetylmuramoyl-L-alanyl-D-glutamate--2,6-diaminopimelate ligase yields the protein MKLRELLGNDAAIEPTAAALDVSGLALDSRQVGPGDLFFALAGSKTDGTRFIDAAVGAGAVAVVGDHAPDGSKVPFVTVANPRRALALAAARFFPAQPATIAAVTGTSGKTSVAAFTRQIWERLGHASASIGTIGLVSPKRTVYGSLTTPDPIALHRQIDEIARDGVTHLAFEASSHGLDQYRLDGVRVCAGGFTNLSRDHMDYHPTVAHYLAAKIRLFRELVPPDGAAVISADHDCSVDVIDAAKARGLRVMVVGRNGDGAGEGIRLADAEVEGFSQALALEHRGKRYAVRLPLVGEFQIENALVSAGLAIGTGSDAANVFASLEHLEGAKGRLERVGERNGAPIFVDYAHKPDALAKALQALRPYARRRLVVVFGAGGDRDAGKRPIMGEIAAENADGVIVTDDNPRSEKPEAIRAAILATAKGAREIGDRTAAIRAAIEDLQEGDALLIAGKGHETGQIVGGEILPFSDHEAVAAALASGVA from the coding sequence ATGAAGCTGCGCGAACTGCTAGGCAATGATGCCGCAATCGAGCCCACTGCCGCGGCGCTCGATGTGAGCGGTCTTGCGCTCGACAGCCGGCAGGTCGGGCCGGGCGATCTCTTCTTCGCACTTGCGGGCAGCAAGACCGACGGCACGCGCTTCATCGATGCTGCGGTCGGCGCAGGTGCGGTGGCCGTCGTCGGCGACCATGCGCCTGACGGCAGCAAGGTGCCGTTCGTCACGGTCGCCAATCCACGCCGTGCGCTGGCGCTGGCCGCGGCAAGATTCTTTCCTGCACAGCCCGCGACGATTGCCGCGGTGACCGGCACCAGCGGCAAGACCTCGGTCGCAGCCTTCACGCGCCAGATCTGGGAGCGGCTGGGGCATGCGTCCGCCAGCATCGGCACCATCGGCCTCGTCTCGCCCAAGCGCACGGTCTACGGTTCGTTGACGACGCCGGATCCGATCGCACTGCACCGGCAGATCGACGAGATCGCGCGCGACGGCGTGACGCATCTCGCCTTCGAGGCGTCCTCGCACGGGCTCGACCAGTACCGCCTCGACGGCGTGCGCGTCTGCGCCGGCGGCTTCACCAATCTCTCGCGCGACCACATGGACTATCATCCGACCGTCGCACACTATCTCGCGGCCAAGATCCGTCTGTTCCGCGAGCTGGTCCCGCCTGACGGAGCAGCGGTGATCTCGGCCGATCATGATTGTTCAGTGGACGTCATCGACGCGGCGAAGGCGCGCGGTCTGCGCGTGATGGTGGTCGGCCGCAACGGCGACGGCGCAGGCGAGGGCATTCGTCTCGCCGATGCCGAGGTCGAGGGCTTTTCGCAAGCGCTCGCGCTCGAGCATCGCGGCAAGCGTTACGCGGTCCGTCTCCCGCTGGTCGGCGAGTTTCAGATCGAGAACGCGCTGGTGTCGGCCGGCCTTGCCATCGGCACCGGCAGCGATGCGGCAAACGTGTTCGCGAGCCTCGAACATCTCGAAGGCGCCAAGGGCCGGCTCGAGCGCGTCGGCGAGCGCAACGGCGCGCCGATCTTCGTCGACTACGCGCATAAACCCGATGCGCTGGCGAAGGCTTTGCAGGCGCTCCGTCCCTACGCCAGGCGCAGGCTGGTCGTCGTGTTCGGCGCCGGTGGCGATCGCGATGCCGGCAAGCGGCCGATCATGGGCGAGATCGCGGCCGAGAATGCCGACGGCGTCATCGTCACCGACGACAATCCGCGCAGCGAGAAGCCGGAAGCGATCCGCGCGGCGATCCTCGCCACCGCGAAGGGCGCTCGCGAAATCGGCGACCGCACTGCTGCGATCCGCGCGGCGATCGAGGACTTGCAGGAGGGCGATGCGCTGCTCATCGCTGGCAAGGGCCACGAGACCGGGCAGATCGTCGGCGGCGAGATCTTGCCCTTCAGTGATCACGAGGCGGTCGCCGCCGCACTAGCATCGGGGGTTGCATGA
- a CDS encoding peptidoglycan D,D-transpeptidase FtsI family protein — translation MSAPIPAKPMEKPTEPWRQRLIRSLLYGRNVDRAAKARARVGLAMLAFASVYALIGGRLVMFAIGADAHGARRAAAQEVVATARPDIVDRNGAILATDVKAASLFGEPRRIIDKDEAIELLTATVPDLDEAEVRERLKTRKGFVWLKREVTPKQQQDIHKLGIPGIGFLRENKRVYPTGNEVAHLIGLVNIDNQGIAGLEKWLDNQGLADLHRAGFATDRLQKPIELSVDLRVEHALRDELLKAKDKFHAKAASGIVSNVKTGEIVAMVSLPDFDPNNPKEAHDPDRINRLTTGVYEMGSTFKAFTLAMALDSGKINLNSSWDARGNLHYGKFTIHDSHPLGRFINTKEVFTYSSNIGAARIALSQGVEAHKAFLAKMGQLTRLRTELPESAAPLIPRRWSELNTVTAAFGQGLSVAPLQAVMGINALVNGGYLIPPTFMKRSEAEAAALAKRVIKQDTSDKMRYLMRLNAEIGTAKTADIKGYYVGGKTGTSEKVINGRYAKKRVLNSFTAVMPCDDPKYHILIMLDEPQAIPETKGFITSGWNAVPTGGKVIERIAPLLGVEPRFDLPPSDRLILAASRTTQ, via the coding sequence ATGAGCGCTCCGATCCCGGCAAAACCCATGGAAAAGCCGACCGAGCCTTGGCGGCAGCGGCTGATCCGCAGCCTGCTCTATGGGCGCAATGTCGATCGTGCCGCAAAGGCGCGCGCGCGCGTTGGCCTCGCAATGCTCGCCTTCGCCTCGGTCTATGCCCTGATCGGCGGCCGCCTCGTGATGTTCGCGATCGGCGCCGACGCCCACGGTGCCCGCCGCGCCGCGGCGCAGGAAGTGGTCGCGACCGCGCGGCCTGACATCGTCGACCGCAACGGTGCGATCCTGGCAACCGACGTCAAGGCGGCGAGCCTGTTCGGCGAGCCGCGCCGCATCATCGACAAGGACGAGGCGATCGAGCTTTTGACCGCCACCGTGCCCGACCTCGACGAGGCCGAGGTGCGCGAGCGCCTGAAGACGCGCAAGGGTTTTGTCTGGCTCAAGCGCGAGGTCACGCCGAAGCAGCAGCAGGACATCCACAAGCTCGGCATTCCCGGCATCGGCTTCCTGCGCGAGAACAAGCGCGTCTATCCGACCGGCAACGAAGTCGCCCACCTCATCGGCCTCGTCAATATCGACAACCAGGGCATCGCCGGCCTGGAGAAGTGGCTCGATAATCAAGGGCTCGCCGATCTCCACCGCGCCGGCTTTGCCACCGATCGGTTGCAAAAGCCGATCGAGCTCTCGGTCGATCTGCGCGTCGAGCACGCGCTCCGCGACGAGCTGTTGAAGGCCAAGGACAAGTTCCACGCCAAGGCCGCCTCCGGCATCGTCTCCAACGTCAAGACCGGCGAGATCGTCGCGATGGTCTCGCTGCCGGACTTCGATCCCAACAATCCGAAGGAAGCGCACGACCCCGACCGCATCAACCGTCTGACCACGGGCGTCTATGAGATGGGCTCGACCTTCAAAGCGTTCACGCTGGCGATGGCGCTCGATTCCGGCAAGATCAACCTGAATTCGTCGTGGGATGCGCGCGGAAATCTGCACTACGGCAAGTTCACCATCCACGACAGCCACCCGCTCGGGCGTTTCATCAACACCAAGGAAGTGTTCACCTACTCGTCCAACATCGGCGCGGCGCGGATCGCGCTCAGCCAGGGGGTCGAGGCGCACAAGGCGTTCCTCGCCAAGATGGGCCAGTTGACGCGGCTGCGCACCGAGCTGCCAGAGAGCGCGGCGCCGCTGATCCCGCGCCGCTGGAGCGAGCTAAACACGGTCACGGCAGCGTTCGGCCAGGGCCTATCGGTGGCGCCGCTCCAGGCGGTGATGGGCATCAACGCGCTGGTGAACGGCGGCTATTTGATTCCGCCGACCTTCATGAAGCGCAGCGAAGCGGAAGCAGCGGCGCTGGCCAAGCGCGTGATCAAGCAGGATACCAGCGACAAGATGCGGTATCTGATGCGGCTCAATGCCGAGATCGGTACCGCCAAGACCGCCGACATCAAGGGCTACTACGTCGGCGGCAAGACCGGCACGTCCGAGAAGGTCATCAACGGCCGCTATGCCAAGAAGCGGGTGCTCAACTCCTTCACCGCGGTCATGCCCTGCGACGATCCGAAATATCACATCCTGATCATGCTGGACGAGCCGCAGGCGATTCCTGAAACCAAGGGTTTCATCACGTCCGGCTGGAACGCGGTGCCGACGGGCGGCAAGGTGATCGAGCGAATCGCGCCGCTTCTGGGCGTCGAGCCGCGGTTCGACCTGCCGCCGTCCGACCGCCTTATTCTTGCAGCATCCAGGACAACCCAGTAA
- the ftsL gene encoding cell division protein FtsL — MRFIHLLVIGALIFAAAHVYRIKMDSTARTEKVLRLHAEIREQRDAIASLRAEWAKLDAPLRLQGLSDRHLSLKPVNGTQYDSLKNLPERPPRMFRPGEPDPIGAMLNTIEAASDPETVTGSVPQPEDNQ, encoded by the coding sequence ATGCGCTTCATCCACCTCCTTGTCATCGGCGCGCTGATCTTCGCGGCGGCCCATGTCTACCGGATCAAGATGGACTCCACCGCGCGCACCGAGAAGGTGCTGCGGCTGCATGCGGAAATCCGGGAGCAGCGCGATGCGATCGCCTCGCTGCGCGCCGAATGGGCCAAGCTCGATGCGCCCTTGCGCCTGCAAGGACTGTCCGACCGGCATCTGTCGCTGAAGCCGGTCAACGGCACGCAATATGACTCGCTGAAGAACCTGCCGGAGCGCCCGCCGCGGATGTTCAGGCCGGGCGAGCCCGACCCGATCGGAGCGATGCTCAACACCATCGAAGCCGCGAGCGATCCCGAGACCGTGACGGGCTCCGTGCCTCAGCCGGAGGACAATCAATGA